The genomic stretch TTGGCGAAGGTCGCGTCGTAGCCGGTGCACACGCCGGCGTAGGTCTGCGCCTGCCCATCGGGTGCGGCGGGCCACTGCCACCCGCCGTTGTAGTACCACGACGTCTCCAGCACCGGGCTGTAGCGGCGGTCGAAGAAGGTCTGGAACGCGGCGATGGTGTCCTCGCCGTCATTGGCGACCTTGCCCAGGATGGCCTTGTCCTGGCCGCGCACGTCGTATTTCAGGAAGGCGGTCGCGGCCTGCTCGCTGAAATTCCAGCGCTTGCCGGTCGCCTGCGCCTTGAGGTCTTCCATGTACGCCGTGATGGCAAACGCCCAGCACGTCCCCCGGTTGCCCTGCGCCTTCACGGCCGTCCAGCGCTGGGCGCTGGGCAGGAAGCCGGCGTAGTGGTACAGGCCGGTGGCGCTCCAGCCCTCGCAGCGGGTCTTGCTGCCGGCGCGGTCGTAGTACCCCTTGCCGAAGATGTTGATCGCGCCCTCCTCCTCGGTGGGGTTGTCGATGGTCTGTCTCGTCAGGCCGGTCAGGGTGCGGCTGGGCGACTTCAGGCTGCTGCCGACGCGCTGCACGGCGGTCTCCAGCCGGGCGCGGGCGGCCTGGAGGTCGCTCAGGGGCGCGGTCGTCAGGCGCTGTGGGTCGGTCAGGCCGTAGGGGCTGAGATCCACGCCGCTGCGCCGGGCGCTGTCCAGCAGGCTGCGGTAGTCGGCGGCGTAGGACGGCCGCTGCACGTCCACGTCGGCCAGGGCGCGGACGGCCGCCACGTACCCGGCGAGTTCGGTGACGGGACGGTTCACGCGCACGGTGCCCAGTGCCCCCTCGCCGGGCATGGGGATGGTGGCCGTGTCGCCGGGCTCGCCGCTCAGGTCGCCCAGACTGGCCAGCAGGGCCGGGGCGGCGCGGCCGATCTCGGTCTTCCAGGCCTGCACCCGGTCGGGCGAGGCGGCGTCGGCCTGGGCCAGTTCCGCCTGTTCCTGTGGGGTCACGAAGCGGAACTGCCCGCTGTCGACCAGATCGGCCAGGGTCGCGGCGTCCACGGTCTGGGCGCCGGTGGGCGGCTTGGCCGTGTCCAGGGCGGGGGCCGCCTGGAGTGTGGCGCGCTGGGCAGCGCTCAGGCCGTCACCCGGAGCGGGCGTGCCGCCGCCCCCGCAGGCGGTCAGGATCAGGGCCAGGGTCAGGACGGCGGCTTGCTGGTGTCTGTGCATCGTTCCCTCCGGACTCCACGGTGCGGTGCGGGGCGTTGCGTGGGCGTTGCGGCCGTGATCTGCGTGCGCCAGGCCCGTCAGGGCGTATCGTCGGCGGTGATGGGCCGGGTAGATTCGGTACTGGAGGACGTCTGCAGATCGCCAGGACATCCCCTGGAGACGCGGCTGCGGGGATGGATGCAGGCGTCCCGCACCTTCACTGCCTTCGTGGAGGCCAACGCCAGCAAGGTGCGACGCAAGCTGCGGGTCACGGATCCGGCCGCGCTGGCCGATGTGGACACTGAACTCGCGGTGGCGGCGTGGCTGCTGCGTGAGCGGCGCTGGACGCTCGTGTATGAACCGCTCGCGGCGTCCGGTGGGCGCGGGCCGGATGTCCGGGTGGCCGCCCCGGACGGCAGCGGGGCCTTCTTTGTGGAGGTCACGCGCCTGCGGGGGGGCGCCGTCCCCCTGACGCTGGCGCGGAGTCTCGCGGACAAAGTCGGACAGCTCCCGGCCGGCGCGGTCACTGTGCTGGCGGCCGTACTGCCGCCCGGCGTGGAGGGGCCGGAGATGCTGTCTCAGGCCCTGAGACTGCTCGAACAGGCCGTCCACACGACAGGGGAGACGCCGGGCAGTCTGGACGGCCGGGCCTTCGCGCGCGGCCGCCATCGCCTGGGGGCGGTGCTGGTGGGCTCACTGGACGCGGCGGGCACCCTTCACACCACGCTCCATCCACTGTCCGGTGCCCGGCACCCCCTGCCCCCGGAGACGGCGCGGCGGCTGCGGGCGCTGGGATGATCGGTCAGGCCACCGTGCGCTTCAGGAATCCCCGGACGACCGCCAGGAACTCGCCCGGCTGTTCCACGAAGGGCATGTGGCCGCTGTGCTCGAAGATGTGCAGTTCGCCGGCGGGGGCACGGTCGGCCACCACCACACTCGCCTCGGGCGGACAGGTGCGGTCGTGCCGTCCGGCGAGGATCAGCAGCGGCTGCGTCACCGCGCCCAGGCGCTCCTCGACCTCGATGCCGCCGTAGCCGGCCACGCTGAAGGCACGCAGCACGTCCGGCGCGTAGCGGGGATGCATCGCGCAGGTGTGTGCCTCATACTCCGCGATCCGGGCATCCAGGGGATCGCCGAAGTGCCACGGCATCTGCTCGTGCATCACGCGGGCGAAGTCGGCCTCGGTGGTCACGTTCGCCTCGTCCGCCCACGAGGCCCGCACCTGTTCGCGCAGTTCCAGCGGCTCGAAGCTCTCCAGCTTCGCGGGAATGGCGTCCAGCCAGCGCGACGAGCCCACGCCGCAGCACGCGATGGTCGCCGCCGCTGCTCCGGGGAAGTCCGCCGCGTGCTGGAGGGCCACGAAGGCCCCGTACGAGTGCCCGAACACCGTGTACCGTGGGGCTTGCAGGGCAGCGGCCACGCGGGACACGTCCGCTGCCATCTGCGCCAGTGTCCAGGTGTCCTGCGGCGCGTCCCGGTCGCTCTGTCCCTGGGCCCGCTGATCCAGTATCACAAGCCGCACTGTGTCGGCCAGCGGATCGAGGTACGTGCCGAACTCGGTGTGATCCAGGCCGGGGCCGCCGTGCAGCACGATCAGCGGCGGGAGGGCCGGGTCGCCGACCACGCGGGCGTGCAGGCGGGTGTCACCGACATCCAGCATCCGGAATTCAGCAGCGGGCATGGGGCAGGGTAGCGCCCACCCTGGCCATCAACGGTACGCGGCGATCCGCTCGGTCAGGAACGCGAAGAAGCCGTCGGCATCCATGTCGGTCATCACGTCGGCGTTTACAGGCTGGCCGGTCACGTTCCACACGTCGGCCACGGTGCGCCCGTGGCTGGGGCCGCCGCTGGTGTCGATCTGCACGGGCATGGGCCGGGTACGGAACAGCTCCGGGCGCAGCAGCCACGCGACCGTCAGGGGATCGTGCAGCGCGCCTCCGTCCCAGCCGTAGCGTTCCCGGTGGTGCTCCGCGAAGAATTCCAGCAGCACGGCCACGAACTCGCCCACCGGGGTGCCCAGGTCGCGGAAGGCCTGCACGCGCGCCGGGTGTGCGATCGCCTGGTGGGAGGCGTTCAGGCCGATCATGGTGAGGGGTACGCCGCTGGTGAAGACGATGTGCGCGGCGTGCGGATCGGCCAGGGCATTGAACTCGGCGGCGGGCGTCCAGTTGCCGGTGTCGGTGCTGCCGCCCATCCACACGATCCGCGCGATGTTCCCGGCGATGTCCGGCGCGAGCCGCAGCGCGAGCGCGATGTTCGTCAGGGGGCCGGTGGGCACCAGCGTCACGGGCCGCGGCTGCGTGCGGACGGTGCGCACGATGAAGTCCACCGCGTGCTCCGCCTCCACGCCGCGGGTCGGCGTGGGCAGGTGCGGGCCGTCCAGGCCGCTCGCACCGTGAACGGCCTCGGCAGAGATGCGGGGATCGACGAGGGGACGATCGGCCCCGGCGTGAACCGGCACGTTCGAGCGGGCCAGTTCCCGCGTGATCAGCATGTTGCGGGTCGTTCTGGGCAGTCCCACGTTGCCGAAGACCGTGGTCAGGCCGAGGACGTTCAGCTCGGGACTGGCCAGTGCGAGCAGGACATTTACCACATCGTCGTGA from Deinococcus sp. AB2017081 encodes the following:
- a CDS encoding nucleoside hydrolase, whose amino-acid sequence is MSLASTPHPVILDGDPGHDDVVNVLLALASPELNVLGLTTVFGNVGLPRTTRNMLITRELARSNVPVHAGADRPLVDPRISAEAVHGASGLDGPHLPTPTRGVEAEHAVDFIVRTVRTQPRPVTLVPTGPLTNIALALRLAPDIAGNIARIVWMGGSTDTGNWTPAAEFNALADPHAAHIVFTSGVPLTMIGLNASHQAIAHPARVQAFRDLGTPVGEFVAVLLEFFAEHHRERYGWDGGALHDPLTVAWLLRPELFRTRPMPVQIDTSGGPSHGRTVADVWNVTGQPVNADVMTDMDADGFFAFLTERIAAYR
- a CDS encoding alpha/beta fold hydrolase, with translation MPAAEFRMLDVGDTRLHARVVGDPALPPLIVLHGGPGLDHTEFGTYLDPLADTVRLVILDQRAQGQSDRDAPQDTWTLAQMAADVSRVAAALQAPRYTVFGHSYGAFVALQHAADFPGAAAATIACCGVGSSRWLDAIPAKLESFEPLELREQVRASWADEANVTTEADFARVMHEQMPWHFGDPLDARIAEYEAHTCAMHPRYAPDVLRAFSVAGYGGIEVEERLGAVTQPLLILAGRHDRTCPPEASVVVADRAPAGELHIFEHSGHMPFVEQPGEFLAVVRGFLKRTVA
- a CDS encoding C1 family peptidase; translation: MHRHQQAAVLTLALILTACGGGGTPAPGDGLSAAQRATLQAAPALDTAKPPTGAQTVDAATLADLVDSGQFRFVTPQEQAELAQADAASPDRVQAWKTEIGRAAPALLASLGDLSGEPGDTATIPMPGEGALGTVRVNRPVTELAGYVAAVRALADVDVQRPSYAADYRSLLDSARRSGVDLSPYGLTDPQRLTTAPLSDLQAARARLETAVQRVGSSLKSPSRTLTGLTRQTIDNPTEEEGAINIFGKGYYDRAGSKTRCEGWSATGLYHYAGFLPSAQRWTAVKAQGNRGTCWAFAITAYMEDLKAQATGKRWNFSEQAATAFLKYDVRGQDKAILGKVANDGEDTIAAFQTFFDRRYSPVLETSWYYNGGWQWPAAPDGQAQTYAGVCTGYDATFAKAFGKFQTWCSATSHEYPVVCTTFLGLYVCGVLNVAGNTNLYAAQPLNWKTKVDAWYRPNSSAADAATRIVNYAMGSWTEPVVISVDSRYLQPDASGFVGDLAVDPDIKAPFSNHAVVLVDYLTEAETKQYLPQSRWTTGGYLVIRNSWGDCWGDSGFAYVPMNWAKKYTFKYARAVN